The DNA region ACCTTCTTTCAAATTCTTGGCCATAAATTCGACCCCCTCATCGCCTAGAGCTTTACCAATGAAGAAAGTAACTAAGAGCTTTCAACCATCATCAAGTGAGGTTAGAAACATTTCCTACAACTACAAGCTACAAGAAATTATTCCAAAAACTGACAGGGTTAAGGAAGAGGGATTCAAATGCAGTGCACTTTTTTGCATGCATCTTCCAGGATTTGGTAAAACAAAGCcagttaaagaaagaaaagcagaAACCCAAATGCATGCTTCAGTGAACCCTGTGTTATCAAAGCCAAATTCTTCTTCGCAAAAATTTGAACGTAGTTCCCTGCTTTCACAAGCAAGAATTCATGAAAATGAAGGAGATAACTCTGTTAGTTCCTACTTTGATCTGCCATCTGAGTTGTTTAAATTCAGCAGCCATAATGCATAATACCTGGTTACGTACGCCAGAGACAAGGAAACTAACGTCTTTTTAGAAGCACAGGGCGCATATTGAGTGTACTGTATATATATTGAAGATAActctttcaaaaatcaataCTTTTGTTAAGTTTTATCAATGTTATATGCAGTTGTTTCTGCGTGTGCTACGTGGATGCTAACTCGTTATATGGTGTACCTTGTTTGATATAAGatctatataaatatacaaattGATCGCATAAAGCCTAAATTCATGCCCAAACTACATAGTGCAGTCTGAATCTCTGGCTATATATGATACTGTCTCCACAAAGTTTGATATATGCAAATGCAACTAGGAGTCATGCTTTATCTTCATCTAAACAAAATGACTTCACTTTTGAGAGTTAGTGTGGTCTTAATTGGATCGCGCATCTGATAGATAAGTCACTAATTTCACTGGAAAATGCACTGTAATTAACTTACTTAGGCGTATGCATTAACATTGTCAACACATTTTTAAGACTGAAGAAcagtttataaattacaatatCCTTATTCTTTCTTAATAGGGATGATACAGCAAAAAATAAAACCGTGAACAGGTTCCATCAAATCGGAcctaaaaaaaagcataaatatcataaaaaataggatttggaCCGTTACAAATATGCCTAAGTACCCCTGTTcggcatttttttaaaaatatgtgtgAGTCGCCTAAGA from Glycine soja cultivar W05 chromosome 8, ASM419377v2, whole genome shotgun sequence includes:
- the LOC114422761 gene encoding uncharacterized protein LOC114422761 → MMDKPKILIKKSLQKEKQIALHPLSQRKPCVTPSNATGLYTLPLLQPSFKFLAINSTPSSPRALPMKKVTKSFQPSSSEVRNISYNYKLQEIIPKTDRVKEEGFKCSALFCMHLPGFGKTKPVKERKAETQMHASVNPVLSKPNSSSQKFERSSLLSQARIHENEGDNSVSSYFDLPSELFKFSSHNA